The genomic stretch CCAACCTCTCACTCACGATTCTTATCTACTGTAGCAGTGCAAGAAGTTGACAATGGTGATAAAGATGGATATGGTCACAGGTGGCTTATCttccttgtgtgtgtgtgtgcgagagagagagagagagagagagagagagagagagagagagtgtgtgtgtgtgtgagagagagagagagagagagagagagagagagagatatcttccttgtgtgtgtgtgtgtgtgtgtgtgtgtgagagagagagagagagagagagagagagagagagagagagagagagagagtgattggCTGGCTGAGCAACCAATTGAAGAGGGCAGATCAGGCGTGTTCAGATTACCCACCCAAGACCTGTTGTCAGTATTTGCATTTGTGTTTAACTTATCTGGTTTCAAGCACACAAACTCTAAGTTGAAGACCAAGTGTTAGTTCATATGAACTCATATCACCCAATTCTGCTTCCTAGCATCTGCCGTTGGTTTCAGGGATTTCAGGGACCCAATTTTCTTCTCCCTCAAATACCAATGGAGCAATTAAAAATGGAACTGTTCAATCTCTAATGGATTATGTGCTTAcacaaattaaataatttatgtgAAGTGCATGGGACCCTTTGTTGATGCCACCTCAAGTAACTTGAACTTTCAACTTGGGATTGAGCCAGTGAGGCTTTGCTGAATTCTCGAGTTCTAATGGGCCCCCAATTCTCCCTTTCACTGTTTCACATGTGAAATATAAAACTACAGAACAGAACAAAACCTAAGGCCACATCCCTTGGTACTTCCAAAAGGTTCCCAACTGCGACCAAAACTTAACAGGACCTTTGGAgccatctttcttctcattTACTGACAAACTTCTTAGGATTTCTCAATTTGTCCCCACATCCATTTCAATCCATATCCAACCAAGACAATCTAAAGGCTTATTTTTGGCCACGTGTTGTATTCAAAACATTATCATAAAAAGCTGACCTAGGGTTCCAACCTTTGACAAATTGTCCCTCCCACATGAACTTAGAAGTTGCTTCACATTTAAACAGAGGACAGAGAATTAGAGAGGCAAAATCTGAAGGGATAAAAACCCATTTCTTGTCCATGTTATTATATAAAAGTTTCATAGCTTAGAGCCTTAGACATTTATTTGAACATAAGGTAAGGGAGGGGAAGGGAGGGTACGAAGTTACAAAAATCATGAATTACCATTTATAAAGGGAAGACACATCAATCCAAACATATACTagagaataagctatgaagatGAATAATATATATACCCACATGAAATCTATATGACCTGACCAACCTCAATAAAGTTCCCCCTCTATTCACATAAACTGACCCAACGaaatgaaaatgacataatgACATGAGCAAGGAAAAACAGGGCCCCTCATGAACCAAAAGTCAAGGCTTCTAGAGGGAGATGGTGCTCTCAGCCTTGCTTGCTCTGCTCCGGTGGTGGTGCCGCCGCTTCCCATGGTGATGCCGGCCTCCACCAAATGTAACCGGGTCAAACCCACGGAGCCGCTCCGCCTCACTCGGGTCGATAACACACTCTGACAGAGGAGTTGGGTATCGGACCCGGTCATAGCAGTATGAGTATTGCAAATAATTCTTCCTGAATTGAACCATTTTGGATCTTTGCTTGGATTTGATGCCGGTTTGGATATTGAGGGCGGTGAGAGTATTACCGGCGTCGCACTTCTTCGATGACAATTCAATCGGGTCGACGGAGCACCCGTGGAGGACCAGGTCGGAAAATTCAGCAATGTAAGGGGCATATTTGTAATTTACTTTGTATTTTCCTCCATTTGTAGCCCAAGTAGAACCATCCCATATAGTGGCGTATAAGGACATTGGCTTGGAGGGGAAGTCCCCACCCATCGCTTCAGTCCTCTTAATCTCTCTTATCGGAACATCGTCAACATAAAATCTgattaaattaagaaaaaaataataataattgagtgagaccaagaaaaaaaaatgaaaattatccaaaaaacCATATAAGGAAAAGCTTTCTGAATTTAATCATTAATTCTCATAATTGAGGGAAAATTTGATCTTCAGAGTTCAGACTTCAATGAAGAAATTAGAGGGTGAAGTCTGAGttaaaaaaaggtcaaaaaagaaaaaaactacaaAGATCATTGGcattaattttgaattttcatgaaGAGAATTCAGAGAATGGAAactaaacaaagaaagaaaatgatcacCAGTTAACAGGAATCCATGTTAAGGAAGAACTACCAAATTTAATAAACAGAGGATGTccatataacaataaaagaacCATTCTAAAGAAACCCAAATGATATCTTTCTgccaaaaaaaatccagaaagatCAAAATTTTCCACTCCTAGTAGCACTAGAATCACATCAAAACACCAAAAACAGAAAGACAATCGATAACAGACAATGACAGAATTAGAGGAAAATTAGATTTTCAGAAGGAaagatgattaaaaaaaaaagctgcaATAGCAGAAGAGACTAAGGGGTGAGATTATAGTTTTCTAAGTTGCTTACATAATGAGATTATCAGTCCAGAGAATGCTGTACTGATGAAAATCTTCAGAAGGATCAAACCAGAGACCgtatctctcttcccttcctgTGCTAGTGCTTCCATTGCCATAAACATTTGTCTGAATCCTCCATTCTTTGCCTCTAATATTACCCAGAAACTCAAAATCCAATTCATCATGGATTTTCTCAAACATATCTCCATTTGACATCTAAAGCAACCCATCAGGAACATTAGACAAAACCCAGAGTCTTTTTataaccaaaatagaaaaaaaatgatcttGGCATGAACGATTCAATCAATACTCACATAAAACGCGACGACAACGCCGGCTGTGTAATCGGCTGGTAGCTTTATTGAAGCACTGAAGAACCCATGTAAGTAAAGGTCCTGAGAGACAAACCCAGAACCTGGTTTCCaagagaaaatcagaaaagTGAAGAAACAGAGTAAAAGCAGAGCaagcgagaaagagagagaaaatgacctGATCTTTCGTTTAGAGAGAGATGAACAGTTTTTCCATCTTTTAAGATCATGAGATTATTATCTCCAAACAAATGAGAATACCCTTCATCGAAAGACAATATGGGTAGAGTCTGAAACTTAGAATTTGTTGcagaaaccaaaaccagaacagataaaaccataaaaaattccaaacaaaagcccatcatttttttctccctcctactTTCACTACTGCTGTGGTGTGTGTCTCCTCTGTGTATTCGTATATTAATAAGCTTTGTCCCTCTCTTTTATCCTTTTCTTCTGAAGATGGAGCTCGAATCTCTTACAGTAATGGcaatagaaacccaaaaaagtaactgatcaaacaagagacggaaagaaagaaagaaaagaaagaaagaaagagaagattgGAAGAGAAAAGGGCGAATGGGTTCTTTTTATTGGGGGAGGAATTAGAGTGAGGTGTCTGGTTGATCAGTTGAGGACAGATTTAAAAAGTAATTATGgaaattctatttttattagttaataattaattaacttATCAACCATAACCGTTGATATATAAGTTGATTATTTAATATATCTCTTAAATAAAAAGACACTTTATATATTCCGTGTGAAGAGTGTGTCTTTtattacttgtattttttgttcttttattctctctttttttaatatctatTTATTTTGGTGACTAGTATACTTCCATAGACATACATGAGATGCATGTCAATACTCTAAAATTGATTGAATTAAATACGACATTTGGTTGGGGGTCAGTATGAACCCATAGgattagtcaggccaaaggccggCATATCCATCAttcacaaccaaaaaaaaaaaataaataaataaataaacatgtgATAATTTTCATGTTCAATTTTCGACCATGTCTTTTCTATCAGGCGATTGGAATGGAAGTTGTTTATGAGGTTTGCAAAGTTTGGAAAAATAGAGATTTACTATAATACTTTAGAAGATACTAAAATTGATCACATTGTCCACGTGGTTTGTGAATTTTTCTAAACTTCACTAGACCTTGAAATTGAATACATTGTGCTTTTGAACTTATGCAAATTTCTGATGACTCTGAAATTGAatacatggctaatctagaacAACGTCCTTGTTGTCCGACGGTTGCAATGGACACTATTGAGTAGGAATCTAAAAAatcatcaagaatcaattaGACACGTTAGATTAATCgaataacagaaattaaacaagATTGAATGAATGCCTTATTTGTCGTATTTGGTTTTAGGTATTTTAGGAATTgcacaaaatcaaaatttagcggatataaaaaaaaacccaataaatttttttcttttacattagtttattttttatactTGAGAAATCACACCAATAACATAACCAATAAAAACCCATTAAAGAACAATAAGAAGCCAAAACCAACCAAATTGAAAATTGCTTAACTATTTGACTCTGACTTGACCTCTTACATTCATaaaaggaccaagttttcttGAGTCACGGTAGACGAAAATCCCTTGATTGCAAGGTTTTAGATACACATGAAAGTATGTTACAATCTTATAtagtttgtgaaccctaggatcaTGTGGTgaaagttttattttctttttctgtgttctgttttattttaatgtggagagaaggtaaaaagaaatggagaaaaggaaggaaaggtGGACAGCATCGTTGCATTACCAATAAGGCAACCGCCCCATTGCCGACTCGCCGTTCCTTTTTTACGTTTTTTATGTCTTATGAAATTACTTAAACAACCTAGTGGTACTTAGTGAATAATCCGAAAAGACCGGGGTACTTTAGGTAAATAAAATTGAGTTTAAATCGTTCGTCTTTGCTTTATCCTCAATGAGGAGGTGAAGTGACAACGTGTCCCTCCCTCGTCAGCACCAACTTAGCCGTTGCCTCTTGTCCAAAAGTGGGTCCCGCTTTCTTGTATGGAGACAAAGGACATGGAGCGTCTTTTACTGCCAAGTTAACGCCGTTATTTTTGGCAGTCTGTAGCCTCCAATTGTGATAAAGCAAAGCCACTTAACGACTAACGCCCGTCGAGAACGGTAAAAGTTTCGTTTTCGTAAGGAATGGGTCCCACCTCTCACGCGGCCATGGAAAAAGAATGTtgagaaaaattatttttccattttccttttattgggAATTGCGCTTTTCCTAAAAAGCATGGGAAAATAAAAGGGACCGTCGGCGTAAGTTAGTGTGTAAGTAACTGCATGGACTAACGTGTTCACAAAATTATAGATCTTCTTGACCCAACATTCTCCGATCTGCCCGCATCCCCAGCTACGCTTTCCAACCCGGACCTTTGTTTAAAAACTAATCCCAAGACAAAAAACGCGTCTGAAAGACTATAATACCCTTGTAAAAATCCCAATGGATCCTAAGGGTGTCTATTCAGTATCGATACCAAAATCATAATTGTCATATCGGAATCGTACGGAaggagaaaatatatttttagtatgagaaaacagtttttttttcttgatatgctataattttgatatttaagACAAAACCGTTTGATACATATCGAATAACAAAAATCGTATCAAATTTTACATCGATATACTAAAATCATATCAaattattaattatatatataaaaggtaaaaaataggGTAAAAAACAAATATTATACTGAAATCATACTGAAACGGCATTCATACCAAATGAAATAGTACCGAAAACCTATAGAATTGAAATCATATCATACCAAATTCTCTCAATATATTACGATTTTGGTTATCTAACATTGATATGCTGTACCATATCAAATACAGAATATCGAATATCGAATATCAAATACCACACCAATTGACACCCCAGGACAACCATCTGTGGGGCATTTTCGTCCATAACGTATATTTATACTGGTCTTGCAGAACAAAGGCTATTCCCTTTCCCTCctagaaaaacacaaaaagaaggaaaatcatagtttttaatattttccttttggggaTGTTTGCTACCTAAGAAATCGAGCTTGACCTTTTTAAGTGGGGTCTACATGGTTGACCCCACCACGAGTCGAAACCCATTCCCATACCCCAGCTTTTCGGTGCTGACGTGTCTTACCGGATCGAAACGCAATGTCATTTTTCTGATAGCGACTTTGCGGCTTTTAATTGCCACGGTTTACGGGTATCAAAAAATCCTACGTGGCAAGCAGATATACAGTGTTATGGGCCCACAAGATTAGATTCCCGAGTAACGGAGCTCAATTTTGAGAATTTCAAGCATATCCATTCTATTTATGCCGTCAATGTATCGTGATCAAGACACGTGTATGGGTACGAAGGCCCCACCAAAACTAGGAATATATAGAGCAACACATCATGGGTCATGTCACATATTTTTGGCATATTCTTTCGGTCCATACTCTATTGGACTGAACCACTGAACCAGATATAGACCGGAATGGCTGGTTGAACTGGTTTGACTTTGTGCCAAATATTAATTATCAAACTAAACTAAGCCTACTACAAACTAGGCTTAGAGaatagtttcataaaaaaaaaaaaaaaNNNNNNNNNNNNNNNNNNNNNNNNNNNNNNNNNNNNNNNNNNNNNNNNNNNNNNNNNNNNNNNNNNNNNNNNNNNNNNNNNNNNNNNNNNNNNNNNNNNNNNNNNNNNNNNNNNNNNNNNNNNNNNNNNNNNNNNNNNNNNNNNNNNNNNNNNNNNNNNNNNNNNNNNNNNNNNNNNNNNNNNNNNNNNNNNNNNNNNNNNNNNNNNNNNNNNNNNNNNNNNNNNNNNNNNNNNNNNNNNNNNNNNNNNNNNNNNNNNNNNNNNNNNNNNNNNNNNNNNNNNNNNNNNNNNNNNNNNNNNNNNNNNNNNNNNNNNNNNNNNNNNNNNNNNNNNNNNNNNNNNNNNNNNNNNNNNNNNNNNNNNNNNNNNNNNNNNNNNNNNNNNNNNNNNNNNNNNNNNNNNNNNNNNNNNNNNNNNNNNNNNNNNNNNNNNNNNNNNNNNNNNNNNNNNNNNNNNNNNNNNNNNNNNNNNNNNNNNNNNNNNNNNNNNNNNNNNNNNNNNNNNNNNNNNNNNNNNNNNNNNNNNNNNNNNNNNNNNNNNNNNNNNNNNNNNNNNNNNNNNNNNNNNNNNNNNNNNNNNNNNNNNNNNNNNNNNNNNNNNNNNNNNNNNNNNNNNNNNNNNNNNNNNNNNNNNNNNNNNNNNNNNNNNNNNNNNNNNNNNNNNNNNNNNNNNNNNNNNNNNNNNNNNNNNNNNNNNNNNNNNNNNNNNNNNNNNNNNNNNNNNNNNNNNNNNNNNNNNNNNNNNNNNNNNNNNNNNNNNNNNNNNNNNNNNNNNNNNNNNNNNNNNNNNNNNNNNNNNNNNNNNNNNNNNNNNNNNNNNNNNNNNNNNNNNNNNNNNNNNNNNNNNNNNNNNNNNNNNNNNNNNNNNNNNNNNNNNNNNNNNNNNNNNNNNNNNNNNNNNNNNNNNNNNNNNNNNNNNNNNNNNNNNNNNNNNNNNNNNNNNNNNNNNNNNNNNNNNNNNNNNNNNNNNNNNNNNNNNNNNNNNNNNNNNNNNNNNNNNNNNNNNNNNNNNNNNNNNNNNNNNNNNNNNNNNNNNNNNNNNNNNNNNNNNNNNNNNNNNNNNNNNNNNNNNNNNNNNNNNNNNNNNNNNNNNNNNNNNNNNNNNNNNNNNNNNNNNNNNNNNNNNNNNNNNNNNNNNNNNNNNNNNNNNNNNNNNNNNNNNNNNNNNNNNNNNNNNNNNNNNNNNNNNNNNNNNNNNNNNNNNNNNNNNNNNNNNNNNNNNNNNNNNNNNNNNNNNNNNNNNNNNNNNNNNNNNNNNNNNNNNNNNNNNNNNNNNNNNNNNNNNNNNNNNNNNNNNNNNNNNNNNNNNNNNNNNNNNNNNNNNNNNNNNNNNNNNNNNNNNNNNNNNNNNNNNNNNNNNNNNNNNNNNNNNNNNNNNNNNNNNNNNNNNNNNNNNNNNNNNNNNNNNNNNNNNNNNNNNNNNNNNNNNNNNNNNNNNNNNNNNNNNNNNNNNNNNNNNNNNNNNNNNNNNNNNNNNNNNNNNNNNNNNNNNNNNNNNNNNNNNNNNNNNNNNNNNNNNNNNNNNNNNNNNNNNNNNNNNNNNNNNNNNNNNNNNNNNNNNNNNNNNNNNNNNNNNNNNNNNNNNNNNNNNNNNNNNNNNNNNNNNNNNNNNNNNNNNNNNNNNNNNNNNNNNNNNNNNNNNNNNNNNNNNNNNNNNNNNNNNNNNNNNNNNNNNNNNNNNNNNNNNNNNNNNNNNNNNNNNNNNNNNNNNNNNNNNNNNNNNNNNNNNNNNNNNNNNNNNNNNNNNNNNNNNNNNNNNNNNNNNNNNNNNNNNNNNNNNNNNNNNNNNNNNNNNNNNNNNNNNNNNNNNNNNNNNNNNNNNNNNNNNNNNNNNNNNNNNNNNNNNNNNNNNNNNNNNNNNNNNNNNNNNNNNNNNNNNNNNNNNNNNNNNNNNNNNNNNNNNNNNNNNNNNNNNNNNNNNNNNNNNNNNNNNNNNNNNNNNNNNNNNNNNNNNNNNNNNNNNNNNNNNNNNNNNNNNNNNNNNNNNNNNNNNNNNNNNNNNNNNNNNNNNNNNNNNNNNNNNNNNNNNNNNNNNNNNNNNNNNNNNNNNNNNNNNNNNNNNNNNNNNNNNNNNNNNNNNNNNNNNNNNNNNNNNNNNNNNNNNNNNNNNNNNNNNNNNNNNNNNNNNNNNNNNNNNNNNNNNNNNNNNNNNNNNNNNNNNNNNNNNNNNNNNNNNNNNNNNNNNNNNNNNNNNNNNNNNNNNNNNNNNNNNNNNNNNNNNNNNNNNNNNNNNNNNNNNNNNNNNNNNNNNNNNNNNNNNNNNNNNNNNNNNNNNNNNNNNNNNNNNNNNNNNNNNNNNNNNNNNNNNNNNNNNNNNNNNNNNNNNNNNNNNNNNNNNNNNNNNNNNNNNNNNNNNNNNNNNNNNNNNNNNNNNNNNNNNNNNNNNNNNNNNNNNNNNNNNNNNNNNNNNNNNNNNNNNNNNNNNNNNNNNNNNNNNNNNNNNNNNNNNNNNNNNNNNNNNNNNNNNNNNNNNNNNNNNNNNNNNNNNNNNNNNNNNNNNNNNNNNNNNNNNNNNNNNNNNNNNNNNNNNNNNNNNNNNNNNNNNNNNNNNNNNNNNNNNNNNNNNNNNNNNNNNNNNNNNNNNNNNNNNNNNNNNNNNNNNNNNNNNNNNNNNNNNNNNNNNNNNNNNNNNNNNNNNNNNNNNNNNNNNNNNNNNNNNNNNNNNNNNNNNNNNNNNNNNNNNNNNNNNNNNNNNNNNNNNNNNNNNNNNNNNNNNNNNNNNNNNNNNNNNNNNNNNNNNNNNNNNNNNNNNNNNNNNNNNNNNNNNNNNNNNNNNNNNNNNNNNNNNNNNNNNNNNNNNNNNNNNNNNNNNNNNNNNNNNNNNNNNNNNNNNNNNNNNNNNNNNNNNNNNNNNNNNNNNNNNNNNNNNNNNNNNNNNNNNNNNNNNNNNNNNNNNNNNNNNNNNNNNNNNNNNNNNNNNNNNNNNNNNNNNNNNNNNNNNNNNNNNNNNNNNNNNNNNNNNNNNNNNNNNNNNNNNNNNNNNNNNNNNNNNNNNNNNNNNNNNNNNNNNNNNNNNNNNNNNNNNNNNNNNNNNNNNNNNNNNNNNNNNNNNNNNNNNNNNNNNNNNNNNNNNNNNNNNNNNNNNNNNNNNNNNNNNNNNNNNNNNNNNNNNNNNNNNNNNNNNNNNNNNNNNNNNNNNNNNNNNNNNNN from Macadamia integrifolia cultivar HAES 741 chromosome 14, SCU_Mint_v3, whole genome shotgun sequence encodes the following:
- the LOC122060557 gene encoding probable xyloglucan endotransglucosylase/hydrolase protein 28 produces the protein MMGFCLEFFMVLSVLVLVSATNSKFQTLPILSFDEGYSHLFGDNNLMILKDGKTVHLSLNERSGSGFVSQDLYLHGFFSASIKLPADYTAGVVVAFYMSNGDMFEKIHDELDFEFLGNIRGKEWRIQTNVYGNGSTSTGREERYGLWFDPSEDFHQYSILWTDNLIIFYVDDVPIREIKRTEAMGGDFPSKPMSLYATIWDGSTWATNGGKYKVNYKYAPYIAEFSDLVLHGCSVDPIELSSKKCDAGNTLTALNIQTGIKSKQRSKMVQFRKNYLQYSYCYDRVRYPTPLSECVIDPSEAERLRGFDPVTFGGGRHHHGKRRHHHRSRASKAESTISL